From the Astatotilapia calliptera chromosome 6, fAstCal1.2, whole genome shotgun sequence genome, one window contains:
- the LOC113024072 gene encoding putative RNA-binding protein Luc7-like 2, with protein MSAQAQMRAMLDQLMGTGRDGDTMRQRIKFTDERVCKSHLLDSCPHDILSGTRMDLGECMKVHDLALRADYEIASKEQEYFFELDAAEHLQSFIADCDRRTELAKKRLAETQDEISAEVAAKAERVHELNEEIGKLLARAEQLGGEGNVEEAQQLLEKVEKTRALKKEAEDIYRNSMPASSFQQQKLRVCEVCSAYLGLHDNDRRLADHFGGKLHLGFIEIREKLEKLRKAVVDKQERMRTRRREEREKEDERERQWELEREREKERERERERERQREREREWERERDRRRSRSRSGDRYRDGGSSSSHRSRRHRSSHSREEGGERDRERERERKHRHKDRHRSRSHSHRRKKKRSSKDRSSHTRDRERSVSQERWREGAGDGWRGDRADYRDWEDRERSTSPDMAREKERERSVSCERDRRSSSEERESGEI; from the exons ATGTCGGCCCAGGCACAGATGCGAGCGATGCTGGACCAGCTCATGGGGACGGGGAGAGACG gtGACACCATGCGGCAGAGAATCAAATTCACAGATGAGCGAGTCTGCAAAAGTCACCTCTTGGATTCATGTCCTCATGACATCCTCTCAGGCACC AGAATGGACCTGGGAGAGTGCATGAAAGTGCATGACTTGGCACTCCGAGCTGATTACGAGATTGCCTCTAAGGAGCAGGAATACTTCTTTGAACTTGAT GCCGCTGAACACCTTCAGTCTTTCATTGCTGACTGTGACCGCAGAACTGAGCTGGCCAAGAAAAGACTAGCAGAAACACAGGATGAGATCAGCGCTGAAGTGGCTGCGAAG GCTGAACGTGTCCACGAGCTTAACGAAGAGATCGGGAAGCTGCTGGCCCGGGCAGAGCAGCTGGGAGGCGAGGGGAATGTAGAAGAGGCCCAGCAGCTGCTGGAAAAAGTGGAGAAGACCCGGGCATTAAAGAAGGAAGCAGAG GATATTTACCGGAACTCAATGCCTGCCTCAAGCTTTCAACAGCAAAAACTGCGAGTGTGTGAGGTGTGCTCTGCCTACTTGGGTCTCCATGACAATGACCGCCGCCTGGCTGACCACTTTGGGGGGAAGCTGCACCTCGGTTTTATTGAAATCCGTGAGAAGCTTGAAAAGCTAAGG aaaGCTGTTGTCGACAAACAAGAAAGAATGCGCACGAGGCGGCGAGAGGAACGTgaaaaagaagatgaaagaGAGCGACAGTGGGAGCTGGAGAGGGAGCGGGAGAAAGAACGGGaaagggagcgagagagagaaagacagcggGAACGAGAGCGAGAgtgggagagagaaagggaccGAAGGAG gtCAAGATCTAGGAGTGGAGACCGATACAG GGATGGAGGCAGTTCGTCCTCCCATCGTTCAAGGCGCCACCGCTCCTCTCACTCCAGAGAAGAAGGTGGGGAACGGGAtcgggagagggagagggagaggaaacaTCGACACAAGGATAGACATCGCTCACGCTCCCACTCACACAGACGCAAAAAGAAAAG ATCCTCCAAGGACAGATCATCTCACACCCGCGACAGAGAGCGCTCAGTGTCTCaggagagatggagggagggtGCAGGAGATGGATGGCGTGGCGACAGAGCAGATTACAGAGACTGGGAGGACAGGGAGAGGTCCACCTCTCCAGACATGGCCAGGGAAAAGGAACGAGAGAGATCAGTGTCGTGCGAACGGGACCGACGGTCCAGCTCGGAAGAGCGAGAGTCCGGGGAGATATGA
- the pane1 gene encoding centromere protein M, which yields MSLLKPFSKLPGLNTANILLVESEEQFQQSLADVLVEETSVTVNVRLAKSLPLPMENDESRPRIDLVVFIINLTSELSLQSAEASLKYLDPGYFLGKVCFMVTNARNASAPAERLDAVRKLAASLHCPLLFAENQTPDGVASATERLLTILKVAAGLVPIATGLYVSNLTRCTLPLDIDQPSFD from the exons ATGTCGTTGTTGAAGCCTTTTAGTAAACTCCCTGGTCTGAACACAGCGAACATCTTG CTGGTGGAGAGTGAGGAGCAATTTCAGCAGAGTTTAGCAGATGTTCTGGTGGAGGAGACCAGTGTCACTGTGAACGT GAGACTAGCTAAGAGCCTTCCTTTGCCCATGGAGAATGATGAGAGCCGTCCCAGAATAGACTTGGTTGTGTTCATCATCAACCTAACTTCAGAGCTCAG tttGCAGTCAGCAGAAGCGTCCCTGAAATATTTGGACCCGGGATATTTCCTTGGAAAAGTTTGCTTCATGGTTACGAATG CTCGGAACGCTTCCGCCCCCGCTGAGCGCCTGGatgctgtcaggaagctggcTGCGTCGCTCCACTGTCCCCTGTTGTTTGCGGAGAATCAG ACTCCAGATGGAGTGGCCAGTGCTACAGAGAGGCTGCTGACTATTCTCAAGGTGGCCGCCGGCCTCGTTCCCATTGCCACTGGTCTCTACGTGTCTAACCTGACTCGGTGCACGCTTCCCCTGGACATCGATCAGCCGAGCTTTGATTAG